In one window of Syngnathus typhle isolate RoL2023-S1 ecotype Sweden linkage group LG7, RoL_Styp_1.0, whole genome shotgun sequence DNA:
- the LOC133157445 gene encoding RCC1 domain-containing protein 1-like: MTWFGFGFNAFGQIHVCEPVSTDDDTTNRVKVITPFEFKCHVDGSCCRKIRGLRASWSRSATLHANGVCLAGFNAASGICGTGCTDATVGESFLILAFPNRIESWDLDNEKKTPVWSMEVKTPSESAGTPPNLPLVPDGYIAIKPPFYRPLSPHLKATRLALGAEHCILLSASGSVYTWGLGSHGQLGHGVLSSEEQPRVVEALWGMTMSWVATGGWHTVCISDGGDLYVWGWNESGQLGLPSRAARRAQQHQKSQKEADTPEGEKDEEVFISIQAFPALLDVTPSCEIKTVGCGSRHTAAVTSTGDLYTWGWGQYGQLGYETSCSDEPRRVEFFSEQRMRVVEVTCGAWNTFAAVVKEEVTAS; this comes from the exons ATGACCTGGTTTGGGTTCGGCTTCAACGCCTTCGGACAGATACATGTATGTGAACCTGTTAGTACAGACGACGACACTACCAACAGGGTTAAAGTCATAACGCCATTTGAGTTCAAGTGTCATGTTGACGGAAGCTGCTGTCGAAAAATAAGGGGACTCCGAGCGAGCTGGAGTCGAAGCGCAACTCTTCACGCAAATG GTGTGTGCTTGGCAGGTTTCAACGCTGCGAGTGGGATTTGTGGGACAGGGTGCACGGACGCCACTGTCGGGGAGTCTTTCTTAATCCTCGCTTTTCCAAACAGAATTGAATCATGGGACCTGGACAACGAGAAGAAGACCCCAGTATGGAGCATGGAAGTCAAAACTCCATCCGAAAGCGCTG GTACGCCCCCGAATCTGCCCTTAGTCCCAGATGGTTACATTGCCATAAAACCTCCCTTCTATCGGCCATTGTCTCCGCACCTGAAGGCCACCAGGCTGGCTCTGGGTGCAGAGCATTGCATTCTCCTCAGTGCCTCTGGAAGTGTGTACACATGGGGACTGGGCAG TCACGGTCAATTAGGGCACGGTGTCCTCTCATCTGAAGAGCAGCCCAGAGTGGTGGAGGCCCTTTGGGGCATGACCATGAGCTGGGTGGCCACAGGAGGCTGGCACACTGTCTGCATTAGTG ACGGGGGTGACTTGTATGTGTGGGGCTGGAACGAGAGTGGCCAACTTGGACTTCCCTCGCGAGCTGCTCGGAGGGCACAGCAAcatcaaaaaagtcaaaaggaAGCAG ACACACCGGAGGGAGAGAAGGACGAAGAAGTGTTCATATCTATCCAGGCATTCCCAGCACTACTGGACGTTACTCCATCGTGTGAGATTAAGACAGTTGGCTGTGGCTCCCGTCACACAGCTGCTGTGACAT CTACAGGTGACCTCTACACATGGGGATGGG GTCAATACGGTCAGCTTGGTTACGAGACATCCTGTTCAGATGAGCCGCGCCGTGTGGAGTTCTTCAGTGAACAACGAATGCGTGTTGTCGAGGTGACGTGTGGGGCATGGAATACTTTTGCTGCTGTCGTCAAGGAGGAAGTAACTGCCTCTTAA
- the LOC133157448 gene encoding calcium and integrin-binding protein 1-like, whose protein sequence is MGTTASQLGKDLLSEYQELTFLTKQEILLAHKRFTELLMKDERDLPNPRVPMEKIFTLPELKSNPFRTRICHVFSTSEAKDGSLTFEDFLDLLSAFSDSATLEIKSHYAFRIFDFDDDGTLNCGDLEKLVNCLTGETNDTRLTPEEMRQLINNILDESDIDKDGTVNLSEFQHVISRSPDFISSFKIVL, encoded by the exons ATGGGGACAACAGCGAGTCAACTTGGAAAGGATTTGCTCTCAGAATACCAA GAGCTGAcgtttttaacaaaacaagaaattCTTCT GGCGCATAAAAGATTCACTGAGCTGCTCATGaaagatgagagagaccttcCAAATCCCAGGGTGCCCATGGAGAAGATCTTCACCCTTCCAGAACTCAAG TCCAACCCATTTCGAACGAGGATCTGCCACGTCTTTTCAACATCCGAAGCGAAAGATGGAAGCCTCACCTTTGAGGACTTTCTAGATCTTTTGAGTGCCTTCAGTGACTCGGCAACACTGGAAATCAAGTCCCACTATGCATTCCGTATATTTG ACTTTGATGATGATGGAACTCTCAACTGTGGTGATCTGGAGAAACTGGTCAACTGCCTGACCGGCGAGACCAATGACACGAGACTAACCCCCGAGGAGATGAGACAGCTCATCAATAAC ATTCTCGACGAGTCGGACATTGACAAGGATGGAACTGTGAACCTCTCAGAGTTTCAGCACGTCATTTCAAGGTCACCGGATTTTATCAG TTCCTTCAAGATTGTGCTGTGA